In one window of Duganella dendranthematis DNA:
- a CDS encoding Nramp family divalent metal transporter, which translates to MFSLPFKLPTTATAPFCPSEVAGTVAVPEGDPFWKKVIRFAGPGLLISVGYMDPGNWATAIQGGSQFGYQLLFVVVLSSLAAIVLQCLSMRLGIVTGKDLAVHCREQYSPAVGKTLWGFAEISIIACDLAEVLGCALAFKLLLGVSLPVGVALTALDTLIVLGLKGKGFRQVEAIVLGLILTVAICLFAELVFVKPDWHAVAAGLVPSLSALSSREPLYLAIGILGATVMPHNLYLHSSVVQTRVVRRDDAARREAISLSRIDTVVSLLLALLINGAILVLAAAAFYQPGSSRVLDIDDAYRLLEPVAGTALAAILFGLALLASGQSSTFTGTIAGQVIMEGFLKLKIPCWQRRAITRGLALIPAMIGVIVLGEHSVGTLLVLSQVVLSMQLPFAMYPLVSLTSQRRIMGNFVNAWWTTTLAWFLFAVISAANAWLVWQAFS; encoded by the coding sequence ATGTTCTCCCTGCCCTTCAAGCTGCCCACCACGGCCACCGCGCCGTTCTGCCCTTCCGAAGTCGCCGGCACCGTCGCGGTGCCCGAGGGCGATCCGTTCTGGAAAAAAGTCATCCGCTTCGCCGGTCCCGGCCTGCTGATTTCGGTCGGCTACATGGACCCGGGCAACTGGGCCACGGCGATCCAGGGCGGCTCGCAGTTCGGCTACCAGCTGCTGTTCGTGGTTGTGCTGTCCAGCCTGGCCGCAATCGTGTTGCAATGCCTGAGCATGCGGCTCGGCATCGTCACCGGCAAGGACCTCGCCGTGCACTGCCGCGAGCAATATTCGCCGGCGGTCGGCAAGACGCTATGGGGCTTCGCCGAAATTTCCATCATCGCCTGCGACCTGGCCGAAGTGCTGGGCTGCGCGCTGGCCTTCAAGCTGCTGCTCGGCGTGTCGCTGCCGGTCGGCGTGGCGCTGACCGCGCTCGATACGCTGATCGTGCTGGGCCTGAAAGGCAAAGGCTTCCGCCAGGTCGAGGCCATCGTGCTGGGGCTGATCTTGACGGTGGCGATCTGCCTGTTCGCCGAGCTGGTGTTCGTCAAGCCGGACTGGCATGCGGTGGCGGCCGGGCTGGTGCCGTCGCTCAGCGCGCTGTCGTCGCGCGAACCGCTGTACCTGGCCATCGGCATTCTTGGCGCGACTGTCATGCCGCACAACCTCTACCTGCATTCGTCGGTGGTGCAAACGCGCGTGGTGCGGCGCGACGATGCAGCGCGGCGCGAAGCCATCAGCCTGTCGCGCATCGACACCGTAGTGTCCTTGCTGCTGGCGCTGCTGATCAACGGCGCCATCCTGGTGCTGGCGGCGGCCGCGTTCTACCAGCCGGGCAGCAGCCGCGTGCTCGACATCGACGACGCCTACCGCCTGCTGGAACCGGTGGCCGGCACCGCGCTGGCCGCCATCCTGTTCGGCCTGGCGCTGCTGGCGTCCGGCCAGAGTTCGACTTTCACCGGCACCATCGCCGGGCAAGTCATCATGGAAGGCTTTTTGAAGCTGAAAATTCCGTGCTGGCAGCGGCGCGCCATTACCCGTGGCCTGGCGCTGATCCCGGCCATGATCGGCGTCATCGTGCTGGGCGAACACTCGGTCGGCACCCTGCTGGTGCTGAGCCAGGTGGTGCTGAGCATGCAACTGCCGTTCGCCATGTACCCACTGGTCAGTCTGACATCGCAGCGCCGCATCATGGGCAACTTCGTCAACGCCTGGTGGACCACGACGCTGGCCTGGTTCCTGTTCGCCGTCATCTCGGCCGCCAACGCCTGGCTGGTGTGGCAGGCGTTTTCCTGA
- a CDS encoding alpha/beta hydrolase, which yields MSRSSLMLLLALPLLLLALAACSPLTTLNALSPGGASERTLDLAYGDGPRRKLDVYRPRELPAGQTTAPVVVFFYGGNWVAGERGDYAFVGRALASRGIVAVIADYRLYPEVSYPDFLKDVAQAVAWTRQHAAQYGGDPQRLFVMGHSAGAYNAAMIALDPRWLAEQGMAQSALRGWIGLAGPYDFLPIENPTTKPVFHFPGTPPESQPIRHVTAAAPPALLIAARSDRLVDPARNTGRLAAALRAQHVPVTELYYDRVSHTTLVATLAAPLRWLAPTLDDVAAYVQAPPAK from the coding sequence ATGTCCCGATCCTCCCTGATGTTGCTGTTGGCATTGCCGCTGTTGCTGCTGGCGCTGGCCGCCTGCTCGCCGTTGACGACGCTGAACGCCTTGTCGCCAGGCGGTGCTTCCGAACGTACGCTGGACCTGGCCTATGGCGACGGGCCGCGCCGCAAGCTGGACGTCTACCGCCCGCGCGAACTGCCGGCTGGCCAGACGACAGCGCCGGTGGTGGTGTTTTTCTACGGCGGCAACTGGGTGGCCGGCGAGCGCGGCGACTATGCGTTTGTCGGCCGCGCGCTGGCGTCGCGCGGGATCGTGGCGGTGATTGCCGATTACCGCCTGTATCCGGAAGTCAGTTACCCCGATTTTCTCAAGGACGTGGCGCAAGCCGTGGCGTGGACGCGCCAGCACGCCGCGCAATACGGCGGCGATCCGCAACGCCTGTTTGTCATGGGGCATAGCGCCGGCGCGTACAACGCGGCGATGATCGCGCTCGATCCGCGCTGGTTGGCAGAGCAGGGCATGGCGCAGTCGGCCTTGCGCGGCTGGATCGGCCTGGCCGGGCCTTACGACTTTTTACCGATAGAAAACCCGACCACCAAGCCGGTGTTTCACTTTCCTGGCACGCCGCCAGAGTCGCAACCCATCCGTCACGTAACGGCTGCAGCACCGCCAGCGTTGCTGATTGCGGCGCGCAGCGACCGCCTGGTGGACCCGGCGCGCAATACCGGCCGTCTGGCCGCCGCGCTGCGGGCCCAGCACGTGCCGGTAACGGAGCTGTACTACGACCGCGTCAGCCATACCACATTGGTGGCGACGCTGGCGGCGCCGCTGCGCTGGCTGGCGCCGACGCTCGATGATGTCGCCGCCTATGTGCAGGCGCCCCCTGCAAAATAA
- a CDS encoding serine/threonine protein kinase, whose protein sequence is MALMTESASHSHPYSLLSPDCVLDALDSIGLRGDGRLLALNSYENRVYQVGIEDDKPLVVKFYRPRRWSDDAILEEHAFTQELADAEIPAVPPLALHGTTLHLHAGFRFSVFTRHGGRAPELGDPAVLEWTGRYIGRIHAIGAVRPFAHRPALDIDTFGTEPCAFLQDNDFIPLDLKASYAAISQQALDGVRRAYDRAGELPQLRLHGDCHGGNVLWTDAGPHFVDFDDARMGPAIQDLWMMLSGERAEQVRQMSDILAGYEDFGDFNPRQMHLVEALRTLRLIHYSAWLARRWDDPAFPQAFPWFNTQRYWQDRILELREQVALMDEPPLAI, encoded by the coding sequence ATGGCGCTTATGACCGAATCCGCCTCCCATTCTCACCCTTATTCCTTGTTAAGCCCGGACTGCGTGCTTGACGCCCTCGACAGCATCGGCCTGCGCGGCGACGGCCGCCTGCTGGCGCTCAACAGCTATGAAAACCGCGTCTACCAGGTCGGCATCGAAGACGACAAGCCGCTGGTGGTCAAGTTTTACCGGCCCCGGCGCTGGAGCGACGACGCCATCCTCGAAGAACACGCGTTCACCCAGGAGCTGGCGGACGCCGAAATTCCAGCAGTGCCGCCGCTGGCGCTGCATGGCACCACGCTGCACCTTCATGCCGGCTTCCGCTTTTCCGTGTTCACCCGCCACGGCGGCCGCGCGCCGGAACTGGGCGACCCGGCGGTGCTGGAGTGGACCGGCCGCTACATCGGCCGCATCCACGCGATCGGCGCCGTACGACCGTTCGCCCACCGGCCGGCGCTGGACATCGACACCTTCGGCACCGAGCCGTGCGCATTCTTGCAGGACAATGATTTCATTCCGCTGGACCTGAAGGCGTCGTACGCCGCGATTTCCCAGCAGGCGCTGGACGGCGTGCGTCGTGCCTATGATCGCGCCGGCGAACTGCCGCAGTTGCGCCTGCACGGCGATTGCCACGGCGGCAACGTGTTGTGGACCGACGCCGGCCCGCACTTTGTCGACTTCGACGACGCCCGCATGGGGCCGGCGATCCAGGATCTGTGGATGATGCTGTCCGGCGAGCGGGCCGAGCAGGTGCGCCAGATGAGCGATATCCTGGCCGGCTACGAGGATTTCGGCGACTTCAACCCGCGCCAGATGCACCTGGTCGAAGCGCTGCGCACCCTGCGCCTGATCCATTACTCGGCCTGGCTGGCGCGGCGCTGGGATGATCCGGCCTTCCCGCAGGCATTTCCTTGGTTCAACACCCAGCGCTACTGGCAGGACCGCATCCTGGAGCTGCGCGAGCAGGTCGCGCTGATGGACGAGCCGCCGCTGGCGATCTGA
- a CDS encoding DUF475 domain-containing protein — protein sequence MQHFRISFLVTFVLMALSGWWGYNHGGVNGLVQALWITAVLGIMEVSLSFDNAVVNASVLRHWNEFWRKLFLTVGIVVAVFGMRLIFPLLIVSMATGLGLLEVWHMATTTPELYSKYLTGAHAEVAAFGGAFLLLVFLNFLFDDQKELHWLGWIEEKLGQHGTESLAVLLALAAVFACVSLVADAEQYKVLTAGVVGVIVYLAVGWISSLLEEDPPEDDDDVTEAGVAPIVAAVAKGSIGGFLYLEVLDASFSFDGVIGAFAITTDVVVIMLGLAIGAMFVRSLTVFLVHKGTLDEYVYLEHGAHYAIGILALIMLASVKYHIPEWFTGLSGVAFIAVSLWSSVRYKRQNAA from the coding sequence ATGCAACACTTCAGAATCTCGTTCCTCGTCACCTTCGTCCTCATGGCGCTGTCCGGCTGGTGGGGTTACAACCACGGTGGCGTCAACGGACTGGTGCAGGCGCTGTGGATCACCGCCGTGCTGGGCATCATGGAAGTGTCGCTGTCGTTCGACAACGCCGTGGTCAACGCCTCGGTGTTGCGCCACTGGAACGAATTCTGGCGCAAGCTGTTCCTGACGGTCGGGATTGTGGTCGCCGTGTTCGGCATGCGGCTGATCTTCCCGCTGCTGATCGTCTCCATGGCCACCGGCCTGGGCCTGCTGGAAGTGTGGCATATGGCCACCACCACGCCCGAGTTGTACTCAAAGTACCTGACCGGCGCCCATGCCGAAGTGGCGGCCTTCGGCGGCGCCTTCCTGCTGCTGGTGTTCCTCAACTTCCTGTTCGACGACCAAAAAGAATTGCACTGGCTGGGCTGGATCGAGGAAAAACTCGGCCAGCACGGTACCGAAAGCCTGGCGGTGCTGCTGGCGCTGGCCGCAGTGTTTGCCTGCGTGTCGCTGGTGGCGGACGCCGAGCAGTACAAGGTGCTGACGGCGGGCGTGGTGGGCGTCATCGTCTACCTGGCGGTCGGCTGGATCAGTTCGTTGCTGGAAGAAGACCCGCCGGAAGATGACGACGACGTCACCGAAGCTGGCGTCGCACCGATCGTTGCGGCTGTGGCCAAGGGCAGCATCGGCGGCTTTTTATACCTGGAAGTGCTGGACGCCTCGTTCAGCTTCGACGGCGTGATCGGCGCCTTCGCCATCACCACCGACGTCGTCGTCATCATGCTGGGGCTGGCCATTGGCGCCATGTTCGTGCGGTCGCTGACGGTGTTTTTGGTGCACAAAGGTACGCTGGACGAATACGTCTACCTGGAGCATGGCGCGCATTACGCGATCGGCATCCTGGCGCTGATCATGCTGGCCAGCGTCAAATACCATATTCCAGAGTGGTTTACCGGCCTGTCCGGCGTGGCGTTTATCGCGGTGTCGCTGTGGTCGTCGGTGCGCTACAAGCGCCAGAACGCCGCGTGA
- a CDS encoding M48 family metallopeptidase produces the protein MYSLAFSILFVSFIILTLLVRFWLASRQLRHVLAHRSAVPAEFAEKIPLAAHQKAADYTIARTQYGLLTLMVNTVVLVGFTLLGGLQWLSLQIFQATGPGMVYQLALLAAFALISGLIDLPFDYYKQFGLEQRFGFNKMSKGLFFGDLIKGSLLAAAIGLPLAWVVLTLMNQTGDLWWLYTWVVWSGFQLLMMVLFPTVIAPLFNKFTPLEDQSLKARIEGLMTRVGFASKGLFVMDGSKRSAHGNAYFSGFGANKRIVFFDTLLSRLQPQEIEAVLAHELGHFKLKHIIKRISMMFAISLGFLALLGYLKTQPWFYDGLGVNPLLLPGQGNDAMALLLFMLVLPVFTFLFNPLTSLGSRKHEFEADAFAAKHTDARDLVSALVKMYEDNASTLTPDPLHSAFYDSHPPASVRIRQLNLAAS, from the coding sequence ATGTATTCACTCGCGTTTTCGATTTTGTTCGTATCTTTCATTATTTTGACGCTGCTGGTCCGTTTCTGGCTGGCGTCGCGTCAACTCCGTCATGTGCTGGCGCACCGCAGCGCCGTGCCGGCGGAATTTGCCGAAAAGATACCGTTGGCTGCCCATCAGAAGGCCGCCGACTACACCATCGCCCGCACCCAATACGGCCTGCTGACGCTGATGGTCAATACCGTGGTGCTGGTCGGCTTTACGCTGCTGGGCGGGCTGCAATGGCTGTCGCTGCAGATTTTCCAGGCGACCGGCCCCGGCATGGTCTACCAGCTGGCGCTGCTGGCCGCGTTCGCGCTGATTTCCGGCCTGATCGACCTGCCGTTCGACTATTACAAGCAATTCGGCCTGGAGCAGCGTTTCGGATTTAACAAGATGAGCAAGGGCCTGTTCTTCGGCGACCTGATCAAGGGTTCGCTGCTGGCGGCGGCCATCGGCCTGCCGCTGGCGTGGGTGGTGCTGACCTTGATGAACCAGACCGGCGACCTGTGGTGGCTGTACACCTGGGTGGTGTGGAGCGGCTTCCAGCTGCTGATGATGGTGCTGTTCCCCACCGTGATCGCGCCGCTGTTCAACAAATTCACGCCGCTGGAAGACCAGTCGCTGAAAGCCCGCATCGAAGGGCTGATGACGCGCGTCGGCTTCGCCTCCAAGGGCCTGTTCGTGATGGACGGCTCCAAGCGCAGCGCCCACGGCAATGCCTACTTCTCCGGCTTCGGCGCCAACAAGCGTATCGTCTTCTTCGACACCCTGCTGTCGCGCCTGCAACCGCAGGAAATCGAGGCGGTACTGGCGCACGAGCTGGGCCACTTCAAGCTGAAACACATCATCAAGCGCATCAGCATGATGTTCGCGATTTCGCTGGGCTTCCTGGCGCTGCTGGGCTACCTGAAGACCCAGCCGTGGTTCTACGACGGCCTGGGCGTCAACCCGCTGCTGCTGCCGGGCCAGGGCAACGACGCCATGGCGCTGTTGTTGTTCATGCTGGTGCTGCCGGTATTCACCTTCCTGTTCAACCCGCTGACGTCGCTGGGTTCGCGCAAGCACGAGTTTGAGGCCGATGCGTTTGCCGCCAAGCATACCGATGCGCGCGACCTGGTGTCGGCGCTGGTCAAGATGTACGAAGATAACGCCTCGACGCTGACGCCCGATCCGCTGCATTCGGCCTTCTACGACTCGCACCCGCCGGCCAGCGTGCGCATCCGTCAACTGAACCTGGCGGCGTCATGA
- the rsgA gene encoding ribosome small subunit-dependent GTPase A: MSDAPNQQRTAIIIAAHGRHYLAEADGVKLQCVTRGKKTNVAVGDIVHITMTSPDQGVIDKIEERQTLLYRSDQYKSKLLAANLTQLFIVVATEPGFTDDLVSRSLVAAEAAGIKAHLILNKTDVAAALPRARERVQLYANLGYPVHEVSATAAPEHAVATLRPLLAGQSSILIGQSGMGKSSLINLLVPDADIAVREISAALDTGKHTTTFTRLYTLPDLGPASSIIDSPGFQEFGLYHLSEGMLERAFVEFAPYLGHCKFYNCRHLIEPQCAVLDAVAEGKIAKMRHTLYGQLLHESSQTLY; the protein is encoded by the coding sequence ATGAGCGACGCCCCGAACCAGCAGCGCACCGCCATCATCATCGCCGCCCACGGCCGCCACTACCTGGCGGAAGCGGACGGCGTCAAGCTGCAGTGCGTCACGCGCGGCAAGAAGACCAATGTGGCGGTGGGCGACATCGTCCACATCACCATGACCTCGCCCGACCAGGGCGTGATCGACAAGATCGAGGAACGCCAGACGCTGCTGTACCGCTCGGACCAGTACAAGTCCAAGCTGCTGGCGGCCAATCTGACGCAACTGTTCATCGTGGTCGCCACCGAGCCGGGCTTTACCGACGACCTGGTGTCGCGCTCGCTGGTGGCGGCGGAAGCGGCCGGCATCAAGGCGCACCTGATCCTCAACAAGACCGACGTCGCCGCCGCCCTGCCGCGCGCCCGCGAGCGGGTGCAGCTGTACGCCAACCTGGGCTACCCGGTGCATGAAGTCTCGGCCACCGCCGCGCCGGAACACGCGGTCGCCACCTTGCGGCCGCTGCTGGCCGGCCAGTCGTCGATCCTGATCGGCCAGTCCGGCATGGGCAAGTCGTCGCTGATCAACCTGCTGGTGCCGGATGCCGACATCGCCGTGCGCGAAATCTCCGCCGCACTCGACACCGGCAAGCACACCACCACCTTCACCCGCCTGTACACGCTGCCCGACCTGGGCCCGGCCTCGTCGATCATCGATTCGCCCGGCTTCCAGGAGTTCGGCCTCTACCATCTGAGCGAGGGCATGCTGGAGCGCGCCTTTGTAGAATTTGCCCCATACCTGGGTCACTGCAAGTTCTACAATTGCCGCCACCTGATCGAGCCGCAATGCGCGGTGCTGGACGCCGTCGCCGAAGGCAAGATCGCCAAGATGCGCCACACCCTGTACGGCCAGCTGTTGCACGAGTCATCACAAACACTGTATTAA
- the orn gene encoding oligoribonuclease yields the protein MSQATDLPEGSAAVPAAPRPNEFNLVWVDMEMTGLEPDTDRIIEVAVVVTDMHLNVLAEAPVFAIHQSDETLDKMDAWNRGTHGRSGLTERVKASTVTEAQAEEELIKFMKLWVPKGKAPMCGNTIGQDRRFMVRYMPKLEAFFHYRNIDVSTLKELGKRWKPEMVSGFKKAQKHTALADIIESIEELKYYREHFIKL from the coding sequence ATGTCACAAGCTACTGATTTGCCAGAAGGTTCCGCCGCTGTACCCGCCGCGCCACGCCCGAATGAATTCAACCTGGTGTGGGTGGACATGGAGATGACCGGCCTGGAGCCGGACACCGACCGCATCATCGAAGTGGCGGTGGTGGTCACCGACATGCACCTGAACGTGCTGGCCGAAGCGCCGGTGTTCGCCATCCACCAGTCGGACGAAACCTTGGACAAGATGGATGCCTGGAACCGCGGCACGCACGGCCGTTCCGGCCTGACCGAGCGCGTCAAGGCGTCGACTGTGACCGAAGCGCAGGCGGAAGAAGAGCTGATCAAGTTCATGAAACTGTGGGTGCCGAAGGGCAAAGCGCCAATGTGCGGCAACACCATCGGCCAGGACCGCCGCTTCATGGTGCGCTACATGCCGAAGCTGGAAGCGTTCTTCCACTACCGGAATATCGACGTCTCGACGCTGAAGGAACTGGGCAAGCGCTGGAAACCGGAAATGGTCAGCGGCTTCAAGAAAGCCCAAAAACACACCGCGCTGGCCGACATCATCGAGTCGATCGAGGAACTGAAGTACTACCGCGAGCATTTCATCAAGCTGTGA
- a CDS encoding cupin-like domain-containing protein: protein MLRKQKNLPPRVLATETPEQAAANKLAREQRDAQVRGVSSIHAMREAIKQTARALPAMTAVPRVRGLSAADFRQRAAQGLPFLIDGVVGRWPLSAHTPDLLRDKHGHMAVRARVGDYITTAFAPDRAMQDMTMAEYLDLAARTEGLPPYLGNLELRELNSMCHWPTWFDKMGPARFWVGPAGTLTPLHCDYDDNIFAQIWGTKRIFLAPPHHDEFLYTREASAMLFGSPFDPEAPDYDSFPLARQATLIEVLVQPGDMLYVPAGWYHQVRALTFSLSSNRWARAVPLVLTAK, encoded by the coding sequence ATGTTAAGAAAGCAAAAGAACCTGCCGCCGCGCGTGCTGGCCACCGAGACGCCGGAACAGGCGGCCGCCAACAAGCTGGCGCGCGAGCAGCGCGATGCGCAAGTGCGTGGCGTCAGTTCCATCCATGCGATGCGCGAAGCGATCAAGCAGACCGCACGCGCGCTGCCGGCCATGACCGCGGTGCCACGCGTGCGTGGACTCAGCGCCGCCGATTTTCGCCAGCGCGCCGCCCAGGGGCTGCCGTTTCTGATTGATGGCGTGGTCGGACGCTGGCCGCTGAGCGCCCACACACCGGACCTGCTGCGCGACAAGCACGGCCACATGGCGGTGCGCGCCCGCGTCGGCGATTACATCACCACCGCCTTCGCGCCGGACCGCGCCATGCAGGACATGACCATGGCCGAGTATCTGGACTTGGCCGCGCGCACCGAAGGCCTGCCGCCCTATCTCGGCAATCTGGAATTGCGCGAGTTGAACAGCATGTGCCACTGGCCGACCTGGTTCGACAAGATGGGCCCGGCGCGCTTCTGGGTCGGCCCGGCCGGCACGCTGACGCCGCTGCATTGCGATTACGACGACAATATCTTCGCGCAGATCTGGGGCACCAAGCGCATCTTCCTGGCGCCCCCGCATCATGATGAATTCCTCTACACCAGGGAAGCCAGCGCCATGCTGTTCGGTTCGCCGTTCGATCCGGAAGCACCGGACTACGACAGCTTCCCGCTGGCGCGCCAGGCCACGCTGATCGAGGTGCTGGTGCAGCCGGGCGACATGCTGTATGTGCCGGCCGGCTGGTATCACCAGGTGCGCGCGCTGACGTTCTCGCTGTCGTCCAACCGCTGGGCGCGGGCCGTGCCGCTGGTACTGACTGCGAAATAA
- a CDS encoding UPF0149 family protein, whose product MQLDQPLSEKEFDELDSFLLSDRSPEDAMTMDILHGYLTAIAIGPETIMPAEWLKKVWGKEETDVPKFKHDKEEQRILELIMRFMNEVLVTFEVAPKEFEPLFVEHEHEGQTLIDAEAWCWGFWEGMELRPGSWDPIWDSEVGDLMRPIYLLGADEIEEEELPLVEDPVKAHKLAQELEANLPAIYKFWVPRRKPAVETVKRDEPKVGRNDDCPCGSGKKFKKCHGADAAE is encoded by the coding sequence ATGCAACTCGACCAGCCTTTGAGCGAAAAAGAATTCGACGAACTGGACAGCTTCCTGCTGTCCGACCGCAGCCCTGAAGATGCCATGACCATGGACATCCTGCATGGTTACCTGACCGCCATCGCGATCGGCCCGGAAACCATCATGCCGGCCGAATGGCTGAAAAAAGTATGGGGCAAGGAAGAAACCGACGTGCCGAAGTTCAAGCACGACAAGGAAGAACAACGCATCCTCGAGCTGATCATGCGCTTCATGAACGAAGTGCTGGTGACGTTTGAAGTGGCGCCGAAGGAATTCGAGCCGCTGTTCGTCGAGCACGAGCACGAAGGCCAGACCCTGATCGACGCCGAAGCCTGGTGCTGGGGCTTCTGGGAAGGCATGGAGCTGCGTCCGGGTTCGTGGGACCCGATCTGGGACTCCGAAGTGGGCGACCTGATGCGTCCTATTTACCTGCTGGGCGCCGACGAGATCGAGGAAGAGGAACTGCCGCTGGTGGAAGATCCGGTCAAGGCCCACAAGCTGGCGCAGGAACTGGAAGCCAACCTGCCGGCCATCTACAAATTCTGGGTGCCGCGCCGCAAGCCTGCGGTCGAGACCGTCAAGCGCGACGAGCCGAAAGTCGGCCGCAACGACGACTGCCCTTGCGGCAGCGGCAAGAAGTTCAAGAAGTGCCACGGCGCTGACGCCGCCGAGTAA
- a CDS encoding 4a-hydroxytetrahydrobiopterin dehydratase encodes MMTTRADLLAARCRPRTAALDAGAAAQLQALLPDWTIDHGRLTRSFAFKNYHRTMAFVNALAYVSHTEDHHPEMTVTYNTCVVRYDTHSAHGLTDNDFICAAKADALYQQAAVPA; translated from the coding sequence ATGATGACCACCCGCGCTGACCTGCTGGCCGCCCGCTGCCGTCCCCGCACGGCCGCGCTGGACGCCGGCGCGGCCGCGCAACTGCAAGCGCTGCTGCCGGACTGGACGATCGACCACGGCCGCCTGACGCGCAGCTTCGCCTTCAAGAATTATCATCGCACCATGGCCTTCGTCAACGCCCTGGCATACGTAAGCCACACTGAAGACCACCACCCCGAAATGACCGTCACCTACAACACCTGCGTCGTCCGCTACGACACCCACTCCGCCCACGGCCTGACCGACAACGACTTCATCTGCGCCGCCAAGGCCGACGCGCTGTACCAGCAAGCGGCGGTGCCGGCATGA
- a CDS encoding STY0301 family protein, whose product MRHLPLVVASLLSTLPAAAAPLVFDCPRVIDIAQTTHTSDRSWEQVTDSELPPATLTTVTVYTEHPSDGGNLVPNQTERHDETEVTLWRLPPDSAPYWMACVYRQSRILLAKPIPLQARQCRLTTTLPGQQAGDVVFFVCE is encoded by the coding sequence GTGCGCCATCTACCGCTTGTCGTCGCCAGCCTGCTGTCCACCCTGCCCGCAGCCGCGGCGCCGCTGGTTTTCGACTGCCCGCGCGTGATCGATATCGCGCAAACCACGCATACCAGCGACCGCTCGTGGGAGCAGGTGACCGACAGCGAACTGCCGCCGGCCACGTTGACCACTGTCACGGTGTACACCGAGCATCCCAGCGATGGCGGCAATCTTGTACCGAACCAGACCGAGCGCCATGACGAAACCGAAGTCACATTGTGGCGTCTGCCGCCCGATTCGGCGCCGTACTGGATGGCCTGCGTTTACCGCCAGTCGCGCATCCTGCTGGCCAAGCCGATCCCGCTGCAAGCCAGACAGTGCCGGCTGACCACCACATTGCCCGGCCAGCAGGCTGGCGACGTCGTGTTCTTTGTCTGCGAGTAA
- a CDS encoding DUF1176 domain-containing protein, which produces MIRRLLLALGALAAAGAVHAQAQEFGYKDWAGACDNTRHCEIVGYQREEAELPVTLMLARDAGGSAPVQAWLMALSGDGEAANLSIRAGNVVIQGINGVLKPEQIARLLPALKKADTASVTDGKQQWELSLAGLNAALLKMDDLQGRVDTATALARPGSKPASSVPSALPAPLLRAAPVAATRASDAALLPKLLKALPANDCQDGPGADASLRHQVVRLTGRQVLLFVECVRGAYQSSYALWLANDKPPYAPQVLPLPLPGGERDDAPMEPEFNRGVLHTYGKGRGIGDCGDATEWLWTADGFQLLSATRAPMCRGMPGGGFPLRLWTARR; this is translated from the coding sequence ATGATCCGCCGTCTGCTGCTGGCGCTGGGCGCCTTGGCCGCCGCCGGTGCCGTTCACGCACAGGCGCAGGAGTTCGGCTACAAGGACTGGGCCGGCGCCTGCGACAACACCCGCCATTGCGAGATCGTGGGCTATCAGCGCGAGGAGGCCGAACTGCCGGTCACGCTGATGCTGGCGCGCGACGCCGGCGGCAGTGCGCCGGTGCAGGCGTGGCTGATGGCATTATCCGGCGACGGCGAAGCCGCCAACCTGAGCATCCGCGCCGGCAATGTCGTCATCCAGGGCATTAATGGCGTGCTCAAGCCGGAGCAGATCGCGCGCCTGCTGCCGGCGCTGAAGAAAGCCGACACGGCCAGCGTCACCGACGGCAAGCAGCAGTGGGAACTGTCCTTGGCCGGCCTCAACGCGGCGCTGCTGAAGATGGACGACCTGCAAGGCAGGGTCGATACCGCGACCGCGCTGGCGCGTCCGGGCAGCAAGCCGGCCAGCAGCGTACCGTCCGCGCTGCCGGCGCCGCTGCTGCGCGCCGCGCCAGTCGCGGCGACCCGCGCCAGCGATGCGGCGCTGCTGCCCAAGCTGCTCAAGGCGCTGCCGGCCAACGATTGCCAGGACGGCCCCGGCGCCGACGCCAGTCTGCGTCATCAAGTCGTGCGGCTGACGGGCCGTCAGGTGTTGCTGTTCGTCGAGTGTGTACGCGGCGCTTATCAGTCTTCCTACGCGTTGTGGCTCGCCAACGACAAGCCGCCGTATGCACCACAGGTGTTGCCGCTGCCGTTGCCCGGGGGCGAGCGGGACGACGCACCGATGGAACCGGAATTCAACAGGGGCGTGCTGCATACCTACGGCAAGGGCCGGGGGATAGGCGACTGCGGCGACGCCACCGAGTGGCTGTGGACGGCGGACGGCTTCCAGCTGCTGTCGGCGACCCGGGCGCCGATGTGTCGTGGCATGCCGGGCGGCGGCTTTCCGCTGCGGTTGTGGACGGCCAGGCGCTAG